The DNA window TTAATAGTGTAGTGTTTGCGTGTGCTTTTTCATAACCTTCATGTACTTGTGGTTTTctgtaaaaaatgtatacacaaAAAATCCAGTGTGGTTCATTAATTGGTAAACTTGTACAAATGTCTGTGTGAGGGCCAGCTGACACCCGCTTCAGGCTGCGGGATTTTAACTTGGTTGATACCAAGTCCCCAATAACGATAGCTTCTGTAAGAAATAACATGCACGATAATATCATTTGAATTAAAGGTCACATAACACCTTTAATTCAAAGTAACTAAGTACTGAAAAAACCCTCACATGCATTATACTGGCAAATTTTAGGGAAGGCTTTGTATTCCTACTTTTAACAAAGTGGGCAAGGCTTATTTCAATCTACTCGATATTTCATCATAAATATACATCTCACCAAACTTACTGAAAGTGGCATAAAAAGAATGGGAAAAGGAAGGGCAAACGATGCAAGATTGACAGATAAAAAATTAGTCCATCCGCGTAAATTTTACAACGAAATGAcattgacaaaaacaaattaaacattgttataGTTTCGTAAGCagtttgtgtaaaaaaaaattgtctattTTTGTTGATAGAAAGGTTACTACTTAACAGgtgattttaaatgttttcgtctagatatattttaaaacagtatCAATATGGTTATTTATAGTTCAAAATCAGACTATCTATGTCTTTTCTATTGCTGGTTGAGTTGAATATGTACGTCTAGAAGAATCTTAAAAGATCTTCAATATTCCTGTTAATAGAGAAAGATAAGGCTATGAACGTCATTTTGTCTCTAATAGAGAGcttttcattggcaatcacaccgcatcttctcaattttattaaattacaaaaagcATGTTACAAGCATTGCCAAATTTCGCGTCTCCCTCTTTGACTGACTAATGTTAGGTTTTGTCGTCTGGCAATCTTGGTAGATGATGCGTACTGCAATAACATATTTAGCGGGGTTGGATCTGCTGTCGTTTTCCTTTTCATCTTGCTCCGACCTGGAGGTTAAGGTTGATATGGAATGTCTAGTCGTTCTTGTTAGGCAAAGGCAGTGTAAATGGCTTCTGGATCTGGCAAGAATAAAGGAGAATTATGAGACGGAATGCATAGTAGATCGGGGTCTTCGATATCGAATCTCTCCGTGAAACTTATCCTACAACTTCTAGGTTTGAGTGGAAGGTTAGAGGAACTGCTATGGCATGCCCTCCAGGAGTTGCACGGACTTGAGACTCCctcctttaaaacaaacattgtgATGACTGATTGgatgctatttaaaaaaatgtaaaatgcgCAACACCAAACCATTAAGCCAAATCTATAGGTAAAATAGTGTTTGAGCAtttgattttacatttaattagAGGTTTTTGGGTTTGAATTTACCccggaattcagtatttttgtgattatattttttactgttgattAGCCTATGTTAGCTGTCACTATCCTATAGATAAGCAAATGTTGGTTAGATCTCTAATTTAGAATCCTCATTGAAGATTGCGCACGTATGTTTTGTTAATAAGTTCGTCTGATATGTCATATGTTTTCAAGAGTGACTTCCCTTTGaactatgttttatttcaattccgAATCAATTTGTGTATTGTCTCcctttttaatttcatctttaCGTATAGTTATTTGTTTAATGTAAGTTCATtacaacatttataaatttaatagaGCTTagtatttttcatttctttgttgaagacatttatatgtatttataatttcaatcaTGTGTTACAAAaccttttaaataattaaatatcaataataattctTCGCAGCGTTGTCAATATTATGGAATTTGATGTTACTATAATATAAaagagaggtttagctagctataaaacaaggttcaatccaccgttttcaacataagaaaatgcctgtaccaagtcaggaatacgacagttgttatccattcgtttgatgtgttttagcttttgattttgtcatttgataattagggactttcctttttgaattgtctagtatttttgtgatttttctttttattgatattttttaatgatgAGGATAATCAAATTATATCAATTACCGGaagataaaaattaatttgtgtGCAATCCACTGAAGATGTCATTGCATTTACTGTTTTAGTATTGTACTGATGAAAATGCCAAGGTATCATTTACTATTGTTTTgtgaagatttttttgtaatatggAATATATTAATCGTAAATAAATGTGgaataattgaataaagatgatttaaaaattattttaaaagaaaatcaattaaatgccaaaaaaatggaCAAGCAAATGCCAAACGTACATGACTCTGGATggtagtcaaggtcgttaacaACTCACCTCGTAATCGATGGCGCAATTAACTGTGAACGTAAATTAAGTGCATCTGCCTCAAACTATATCTGTAATTGTTGCTTTTATTAAGCCGATTTACATGTttgacaacatattttattatttaatattatatcttCTTTCAAGATAGAAACTCAGGTTAATAACACTGTTTCAATTTTGCTGTCAAGAATACACTGTTTTCAGTTGTTGCTCGCATCATATAACCTTCAAATAGCATTGATCCTACTACTTGTGAaagcattttttgtttttatatgatgaatataatttttaaattcaaatgtagcagacattttaggggccagttgaaggagacctacgggtgcgggaattttcgcttcattgaagacccattgatggcctcggttgttgtctgctctatggtcgggttgttgtcgctttgacacattcccactttcctttctcaattttatattgtattagtTTTAAAGATACCATAGAGACATTCAAAATCAACTGAAAACTTCATGGCTTTAAAAGAAATTAGTTTTATATgatgaatataatttttaaattcaaatgtagcagacattttaggggccagttgaaggagacctacgggtgcgggaattttcgcttcattgaagacccattgatggcctcggttgttgtctgctctatggtcgggttgttgtcgctttgacacattcccactttcctttctcaattttatattgtattagtTTATCCGTATTACTTGAGTCCCTAATGACAAATACATGCATGAAATGTAAAACCTCATAACACAAACACGCACACGAAATAAAGACGCAAATACGCAAACCCCGAACACCATGACCACTTCAATTTGTTTTCAGAAACTTAAAATTAATGTCAAATGATTAAGTGAGATATTATGATtagaacctacataaaacattttaactttttgaacAAGACTATGATGAAAACCGAATTATATTATATCCTcataataatagaaaataagGAAAATTATCCAAAGTTatctaaaattaatatcaaagaTGGACtagctaaaaaaataattagtgcTTGCTCCACAAACAGATACTTTATTTACATATAAGTACTTACCTAGCCAAATGTacttattttgtttgatattatGCATTTTAATGACAAGTAAAAATTTGATGATTGTCGATAAggagttaaaatttaaatgacaattcgataatatgacaaataataattataattatttgtttgcgCATTTATTCTTTGTTTGCTGATTATGCTACAAaacacatgtaaataaactagAAGACAGCATATTTACACGATTCAATGTCATAATCATTAAAAACGAATAGTTtaaacacatacaaaaaatatgtctgtttaAAATAGGTATATCTGTTTTATACATGTGCATACATATTATTTTCAGGctttcatattttcattgtttttaattgtacacACTTTTCAATCACTCCAAGCCTGGTAAATAATCTACACTAAATTTACTTCAAggttaaatttaaacacatGCTACGCTTTAAATACGCTTTGTTTAATCTAAGTGTGTACTTATGGTAGATATTTATAGACATATTCATCATTCAGAGTTCATTGACGTAAATCGATTTTGAGATATTAATCAATGACTGTTTTAGGGTTGATAATCATATGTGTAAGTTAATtcattatttcatatataatatttgataagCAATTCGTACAATTTATTGTTAATAATACAATGAAAgaagataaaataaattattgcaatagttaacaaaacacacaaacaacaCTTAAAATGGCGTCGTCAGCTTTACTTTttgaaacagaaaacaaaattattacatttttgacGATGgtgaaattcttttaaattctaacttatataaatattacttGGAGTTAATGAAGCTAAAACCCTTTTTATGGATCATTTTgatgtttattaaattttaaaaatagtcaaaacattGTAATCATTACTCGTGACCTACTGCCCGACATTCTTTATATCCTTTATAAAGTAAACATTGTTGTACGCGTATTTGAATCGAGGAAGATTTTACGATCTTATTATTACTCAATTGGTTATACCTTCACCAAACACTGGTCAAATATGGGAATATGAGAACGAAAACGGTTAAAGAGCTACATGGTCATAAAGGaaggaaattaataaaaagagggacgaaagataccatagAGACATTCAAAATCAACTGAAAACTTCATGGctttaaaagaaaaaggcaggcaaataaacaataatcaCTAACACAATATAGACTAAGTACAACGAAATCCACTAAAACTGAGGTTATCTCAGGAGCTCCAGACGGGTTAGCAGATCATGCTCCACATATGGCCCTTATAACTGAACTGTTATAATAGATAACATAgtcataaattattatttgttatctGAACCAAGCAATGTGGCTAGTTAGGCTAGAGATTTATATTTTCGACGGAGTATGTAGTTTATGATTAATCCACTCCATTTTGCCCATTGATAATTTCAGATAATATCCCTATCTTGTTTCTCCCCGCAGAATAATCAATATAGTAACTTCTTCCCTTAAAAACGGTTTTTAACATTATCCAAATATCTACACATATTGAAAGCTATTTTTGTACTCTATCATATTGTAAATCTACGACTGTCATTCTCTTTATTTACATCATCGTTGAAGGACTAAAGGGTTTGTGGTTTTAACAAATGATTTTGGGTACAGACATTCAGCTTGGAATTAAAAATAAGATACGTTTTAGATGTGTATGAAAATATCGTTCAAAAGTTGTTCAGGTATCGCATATTTGATTCGCCAATTCTAAATTTAGTTACACTTTATTTCGATTTCTGAAACAACACGTTTTGAAGATAAGGTGTTTGGTTCAAAAAATAGTTGAACCTAATGAGCCATTGCTTTAGAATTGTAGGCTTGTGTATATCTAGCCTACGTAAACTCTCTGAGTTTCCTGACTTGGGTTAGGCACTTCACAATGTGTTTGGATTAATACTATTTTATGACCTTGAACAGTCACGGTCACCGTAGTGAAATAATCTGTGAAAATCTGTTTAAAAATCTTACACATCAGATTGACCCTAAACAAAAAAATGGcgaaaagaataaagaaaacataaaacatcGATAGCTTGCAGCTTTAGGTTAAGTTTCCCTTTCTAATAAATATCAAGGGAAAATATAAGGCAACAGAAGAAGCTTTTTGTAAGGGGGAAAACCGGGTTACAAACTTCAACCGCGggaaacatacatgtatcaactaTTAGagataaacaaatgaaaacggGAACACTGAAGTGTAACAATAACAAatgccaacatacatagaactGAATTATTCCATAACAATTTTCTTactagaaacaaaatatatatgaatgtaaGTGCTATACATTTTCTTCATAATACATACACTGTTATCATGTTactataataaaacataaacatgaatgTATTCATTCATACGATTAAATGTACTACAAATCGAAAAAATAACGGTTCTTCACCGAATTGTTTTATTGGATTTATTTGTGTTCACACAGTTTACTTTTCTCACAGTATGTCTGTGTAACTGGTATGGAAATTTATTCTTTTCTGGTAATTTGTTTCAAATGCTATTGGTTGACCATGATTGAGGGAAAATGTCatcttcattttaataaaactgtCAGACTGCAACGTCAAATCATACTTTTAAATCTATAGCAAGTCGTTTGCAATCGTGCATGCGTTTTCATAGcataaattgtaaattgatGGCATGAAAATTGCTAAATTTATCAAACCAAAATGAACATTATATACGATGTGGCATAAAATTAACTTTATATCTATTTCCTTGACCATGGTTAACCAATagcattttaaacaaattaccaGAAAAGAATAAATTTGCATTACAGTTACACAGACATACTGTGAGAAAAGTAAATTAAGGAAATAGATATAAAGTTAAGTTTATGCCACATTGTATGTAATGTTATTTGggtttgataaattttgcaatttccaTTTTAAACGACTTGCAATAGATTTGAAAGTATGATTTGGCGTCGCAGTCTGACAATTTTATTAGAGTGAAGATGACTTTATCGTCGCAAATACCTGGCTCTGCTAACGCGTTCCTAGTAaacttaatttttcaaaatcaaatcacCGATTGATGCCGTCGAAGCTAAAAGACAAAACAGTTATCTATTAAgtgtatataattatgtaattatattGCGAATCAATTGGTTATGTTTAAAGTGATGCATTTTCGGAACCTCATTGTCTATTATTTTTACACAGAAAGTAGCATGTGTTGATTTGTCAAATATACGCTCTATATATTTATCACTTAaaagtcatatattttttaatcaaaccaTGAGTAAGTGTAAACGTGTCAAAAATGTTGATAGttaataccaaaggaacaaggATAATCTTTGGGAATTCCATAAGTTAATTATCCCTAGGAATACAACTGCctttgtatacttttttttacatttgttctcCTTGTAGGCAAATTAAACAGATACATGTAATGCCATACACGCAACCACAGGAAAACTTCTTTAAGCTGTTTACATTGGTATATCTTCATGGAACAAATATAAGCCGTCAATTATTGCAGATGTTCATAGATTCAAAACGTTTTACGTTCGAGGCATTTATAAACAATCATCAACATGAACTATATCATTTTTCATCCAATACACTTTGCTGTCAATGCGAAAAGAACACTATATTGCCAAAAAAATTGCTATTAGATAAAACACAAATGCttattatttttgacaaagattCCATTCGCATTGACAAACatgaacaacaaaaacaagGACTTTGTTGTTTGAAGGccaacaaaaatgtaaaactggATGATTTAGATCTTACATTCATTCGATTTTTTATCGTTAATTTTTGTTGTCAGATATTTTGGGAATGTCATTTACAATATGCCAAGAAGTGCATCTCTGTGTTCCTAAATGATAATGTACACAAGGTTTACCACTTAGCTTTTGCAAATGTATGTTGTTGTAAGTGCAATAATGACAGAGATATCTCTCATCAACGACGAATTACTGAATCTCAGTTTGGGATCATTTTTGACACAGACGGTAAAACTTGTCATCGATATTGTTCGTGCCAGTATAGAATAAAGGAAGGTATCTCATTATCTTTACTGATTGATCAAGACAAAAAATTGTATACTGAAATAACGAAGTACTTCTGTTCGTGTCAAAAGCATTTTGAAGATATCATTGCCATTCGAAACGAAATTGCACATGCGTCGTTCGCGTTCATCACCAATGATGAGAAATTGTCGAAGCTTTGGACGGCAACAGCAAACAACATACTTGCCATAGCAAATGTTTTAGGTGTGAATGACAAATATGAACCACAATTGCTAGAATTAAAGGAGGAATGCAGTCATTCTTATTATCAGAAGTGTATAatagatttgataaaaacatcTGAACACGtatgtataaaatttatatttacaaatattttaaataaataaaacagaaaatttattactgatatttttaatataagattttatattgatattcatg is part of the Mytilus trossulus isolate FHL-02 chromosome 13, PNRI_Mtr1.1.1.hap1, whole genome shotgun sequence genome and encodes:
- the LOC134694132 gene encoding uncharacterized protein LOC134694132: MPYTQPQENFFKLFTLVYLHGTNISRQLLQMFIDSKRFTFEAFINNHQHELYHFSSNTLCCQCEKNTILPKKLLLDKTQMLIIFDKDSIRIDKHEQQKQGLCCLKANKNVKLDDLDLTFIRFFIVNFCCQIFWECHLQYAKKCISVFLNDNVHKVYHLAFANVCCCKCNNDRDISHQRRITESQFGIIFDTDGKTCHRYCSCQYRIKEGISLSLLIDQDKKLYTEITKYFCSCQKHFEDIIAIRNEIAHASFAFITNDEKLSKLWTATANNILAIANVLGVNDKYEPQLLELKEECSHSYYQKCIIDLIKTSEHFDPAIVQRIDNSTEETKFRVVMACLEEFLSSASNRNVQSVEFVKNEAVSEQHMSYYVNHIHIISRNQMGDRPQN